One window from the genome of Cucumis melo cultivar AY chromosome 10, USDA_Cmelo_AY_1.0, whole genome shotgun sequence encodes:
- the LOC103495085 gene encoding subtilisin-like protease SBT1.1 encodes MKLSSCQIYTFFFSITASTWFTYNHTMGFKEVLLFLYITMLTTSIVAMDQQSYIVHMDTTKMATTNPEQWYTAIIHSVNKLSSLDANDNEEQALNIAEILYVYKTVISGFCAKLSSKNLHFLSKVPGFVAASPNELLQLHTTHSPKFLGLQRGHGLWNSSNLASDIIIGVLDTGIWPEHISFQDKALPPVPSKWKGICQTGPSFSLSNCNKKLIGARTFIQAYEAAVGRLNATGTFRSARDSDGHGTHTASTAAGNFVNRASFYNQGMGVATGMRFTSRIAAYKVCWPEGCASADILAAMDHAVADGVDVLSISLGGGSSIIYSDQIAIAAFGAIQKGVFVSCSAGNSGPFISTVGNVAPWVMTVAASYTDRTFPTSVRLGNGMVFEGSSLYFGKNLKETPLVYNNTAGDGQETNFCTPGSLDPTMVKGKIAVCERGTNSRTEKGEQVKLAGGAGMILINTILEGEDLLADSHVLPATSVGVSAGKSILNYIASSKRQAKASIVFKGTKYGSRAPRVAAFSSRGPSFYKPYVIKPDITAPGVNILAAWPPIASPSELESDKRRVLFNIISGTSMSCPHVSGLAALLKSVHKDWSPAAIKSALMTTAYVTDNKNHLISDVGRASGGPADPFAFGSGHVDPEKASDPGLVYDIAPQDYITYLCSLKYNSTQIALVSRGKFTCSSKRTFFQPGDLNYPSFSVFMKKGKNVNSTFKRTVTNVGIPRSDYTVRIYNPKGIRIIVKPEKLSFVKLGEKLSYKVSFVALGKRKSLDDFSFGSLVWHSGTYVVRSPIAVTWQ; translated from the exons ATGAAGCTCTCTTCTTGCCAAATTTATACATTCTTCTTCTCAATCACAGCATCCACCTGGTTCACATACAA CCACACAATGGGGTTTAAAGAAGTCTTATTATTTTTGTACATAACAATGCTTACAACTTCGATTGTTGCCATGGATCAACAATCATACATAGTTCACATGGACACCACCAAAATGGCCACCACCAACCCTGAACAATGGTACACAGCCATCATTCATTCAGTCAACAAACTCTCATCTCTCGATGCCAACGACAATGAAGAACAAGCTTTGAACATTGCTGAGATTCTCTACGTCTATAAAACTGTCATTTCAG GTTTTTGTGCAAAGCTGTCCTCGAAAAACCTTCATTTTTTAAGCAAAGTTCCAGGTTTTGTAGCAGCCTCTCCAAATGAACTACTACAGCTTCACACCACTCACTCCCCTAAGTTTCTTGGCCTACAAAGAGGCCATGGCCTTTGGAATTCTTCAAACTTAGCTTCTGATATAATTATTGGTGTACTCGACACTGGCATTTGGCCTGAGCATATAAGTTTTCAGGACAAAGCTCTCCCCCCTGTTCCCTCAAAGTGGAAAGGCATTTGCCAAACAGGTCCAAGCTTCTCACTTTCTAATTGTAACAAAAAACTCATTGGAGCAAGAACCTTCATTCAAGCCTATGAGGCCGCTGTCGGTAGATTGAATGCAACAGGGACATTTCGATCCGCACGAGACTCGGATGGCCACGGGACACACACAGCATCAACTGCTGCTGGAAATTTTGTAAACAGAGCAAGCTTTTATAACCAAGGAATGGGAGTAGCCACAGGGATGAGGTTCACTTCAAG GATCGCAGCATACAAGGTATGTTGGCCAGAAGGGTGTGCCAGTGCTGATATTTTAGCAGCGATGGATCACGCTGTTGCTGACGGTGTTGATGTTCTATCGATCTCCTTAGGCGGCGGTTCTAGTATAATTTACAGCGATCAAATTGCCATAGCTGCATTTGGTGCTATTCAAAAAGGGGTTTTTGTGTCATGTTCAGCTGGTAATTCTGGCCCATTTATCTCAACTGTTGGTAATGTAGCACCATGGGTCATGACTGTTGCTGCTAGTTACACTGATAGAACCTTCCCAACATCTGTAAGGCTTGGAAATGGAATGGTTTTCGAAGGTTCTTCTTTGTATTTTGGCAAGAACTTAAAGGAAACCCCACTTGTTTATAACAATACTGCTGGTGATGGACAAGAAACAAATTTTTGTACTCCTGGTTCACTTGACCCAACAATGGTAAAGGGAAAAATTGCTGTGTGTGAAAGAGGAACAAACTCAAGAACTGAAAAAGGAGAGCAAGTGAAATTAGCTGGAGGAGCTGGAATGATTCTGATCAACACAATACTTGAAGGTGAAGATCTTTTAGCTGATTCTCATGTTTTGCCAGCCACTTCTGTTGGAGTTTCGGCTGGCAAATCCATCTTAAACTACATAGCTTCCTCGAAACGTCAAGCGAAAGCATCAATCGTGTTCAAAGGGACTAAATATGGAAGCCGAGCACCGAGAGTAGCGGCATTTTCTTCTCGAGGGCCTAGTTTTTATAAACCATACGTGATAAAGCCAGACATAACTGCGCCTGGTGTTAATATATTGGCTGCTTGGCCGCCTATTGCGAGCCCGAGTGAGCTTGAGTCTGACAAAAGAAGAGTGCTGTTCAATATCATTTCAGGGACTTCTATGTCTTGCCCTCATGTTAGTGGTTTAGCTGCATTGCTTAAATCAGTTCACAAGGATTGGTCGCCTGCCGCCATTAAATCGGCGCTCATGACAACAGCTTATGTTACTGATAACAAAAATCATCTCATTTCGGATGTCGGTCGTGCGAGTGGTGGTCCTGCGGATCCTTTTGCGTTCGGTTCTGGCCATGTTGATCCTGAGAAAGCTTCTGATCCGGGGCTCGTCTACGATATCGCACCCCAAGACTACATAACCTACTTGTGTAGCTTAAAGTATAATTCAACACAAATTGCTTTAGTTTCAAGAGGGAAGTTCACATGTTCATCAAAAAGGACATTTTTTCAGCCAGGAGACTTGAACTACCCTTCTTTCTCCGTGTTCATGAAGAAGGGAAAAAATGTTAATAGCACATTCAAGAGAACAGTGACAAATGTTGGTATCCCAAGGAGTGATTATACTGTGAGAATTTACAATCCAAAAGGAATAAGAATTATTGTGAAACCTGAGAAGTTGAGTTTTGTGAAATTGGGAGAAAAGTTGAGTTACAAAGTGAGTTTTGTTGCattggggaaaagaaaaagtttggATGATTTTTCCTTTGGATCTCTTGTTTGGCACTCAGGAACATATGTTGTTAGAAGTCCTATAGCCGTAACATGGCAGTAG